Proteins encoded in a region of the Nicotiana tomentosiformis chromosome 9, ASM39032v3, whole genome shotgun sequence genome:
- the LOC104092779 gene encoding divinyl chlorophyllide a 8-vinyl-reductase, chloroplastic — protein MSAFAPFSGLTLQSTKDHNFRQLLSSHFINHVQVSTVPYAIPFLSVNVPFRVNSRKLKPITVSAASTIESPKISFRGKNPKDINVLVVGSTGYIGKFVVKELINRGFNVIAIAREKSGIKGKNSKDDTLEQLNGANVCFSDVTNLESLEKSVENLGVPIDVVVSCLASRNGGVKDSWLIDYEATKNSLVAGKKFGASHFVLLSAICVQKPLLEFQRAKLKFEAELMKEAEVDDGFTYSIVRPTAFFKSLGGQVELVKDGKPYVMFGDGKLCACKPISEQDLASFIADCVLKEDKINQVLPIGGPGKALTPLEQAEILFKLVGKEPKFLKVPIEIMDFAIGLLDFLVKIFPSLEDAAEFGKIGRYYAAESMLVWDPETGEYNADATPSYGKDTLEDFFQKVLKEGMAGQELGEQTIF, from the coding sequence ATGTCTGCTTTTGCTCCTTTTAGTGGACTCACACTTCAATCAACTAAAGACCATAACTTTAGGCAACTTTTGTCATCTCATTTCATCAATCATGTTCAGGTAAGTACAGTCCCTTATGCAATTCCTTTTCTTTCTGTGAATGTACCCTTTAGAGTTAATTCACGAAAGCTTAAACCAATTACAGTTTCAGCTGCCTCTACTATTGAAAGCCCCAAGATTTCATTTAGAGGTAAAAATCCAAAAGATATTAATGTTTTAGTTGTGGGGTCAACTGGTTACATTGGAAAATTTGTGGTTAAGGAGTTAATTAATAGAGGATTTAATGTTATAGCCATTGCTAGAGAAAAAAGTGGAATTAAAGGAAAAAACAGTAAAGATGATACCTTGGAACAATTAAATGGAGCTAATGTGTGTTTTTCTGATGTTACTAACTTGGAGAGCTTGGAGAAAAGTGTGGAGAATTTAGGGGTTCCAATTGATGTAGTTGTGTCTTGTCTTGCTAGTAGAAATGGTGGGGTAAAAGATTCTTGGTTGATTGATTATGAGGCAACAAAGAATAGTCTTGTTGCTGGGAAAAAGTTTGGGGCTTCACATTTTGTTTTGTTGTCTGCAATTTGTGTGCAAAAACCCCTTCTTGAATTTCAAAGAGCTAAGCTTAAATTCGAGGCGGAGTTGATGAAAGAAGCAGAAGTGGATGATGGTTTTACTTATAGTATTGTTAGGCCAACTGCATTTTTTAAGAGCTTAGGAGGTCAGGTTGAATTGGTGAAAGATGGGAAACCTTATGTGATGTTTGGTGATGGAAAGTTGTGTGCTTGTAAGCCGATAAGCGAGCAAGATTTGGCTTCTTTTATTGCTGATTGTGTATTGAAAGAGGATAAAATCAATCAAGTTTTGCCAATTGGAGGACCGGGGAAGGCGTTGACGCCATTAGAGCAAGCGGAAATTTTGTTTAAACTTGTGGGGAAAGAACCAAAGTTTCTGAAAGTCCCAATTGAAATAATGGACTTTGCGATTGGGTTGCTTGACTTCCTTGTAAAAATATTTCCATCGTTGGAAGATGCAGCCGAGTTTGGGAAGATTGGGAGGTATTATGCAGCAGAGAGTATGTTGGTTTGGGATCCTGAGACGGGGGAATATAATGCCGACGCGACACCTAGTTATGGAAAAGATACATTGGAAGATTTTTTTCAGAAAGTACTTAAAGAAGGAATGGCTGGTCAGGAATTAGGGGAGCAAACAATATTCTAG